A part of Procambarus clarkii isolate CNS0578487 chromosome 21, FALCON_Pclarkii_2.0, whole genome shotgun sequence genomic DNA contains:
- the LOC138367074 gene encoding uncharacterized protein, with protein sequence MGTAQNEEKTDNPRENFEVMRKAATVTATVTVSVTATVTVSVTATVTVSVTATVTASVTATVIDSVTAPVTVSVTATVTVSVTAMVTATVTDSVTTTVTEMVTVSVTAMVTDSVTTTVTVSVTATVTDSVTASVAATVTVSVTASVTFSIPLSPRPHHHQLSSPLILFTITPAHPIVLLTLPHSCPLILPTIPHSLIRCIPNDLMFHSLEYKKNS encoded by the coding sequence ATGGGGACCGCCCAGAACGAGGAGAAAACTGACAATCCTCGAGAGAATTTTGAGGTGATGAGGAAGGCTGCCACGGTCACTGCCACGGTCACTGTCTCGGTCACTGCCACGGTCACTGTCTCGGTCACTGCCACGGTCACTGTCTCGGTCACTGCCACGGTCACAGCCTCGGTCACTGCCACGGTCATTGACTCGGTCACTGCCCCGGTCACTGTCTCAGTCACTGCCACGGTCACTGTCTCGGTCACTGCCATGGTCACTGCCACGGTCACTGACTCGGTCACTACCACGGTCACTGAGATGGTCACTGTCTCGGTCACTGCCATGGTCACTGACTCGGTCACTACCACGGTCACTGTCTCGGTCACTGCCACGGTCACTGACTCGGTCACTGCCTCAGTCGCTGCCACGGTCACTGTCTCGGTCACTGCCTCGGTCACATTCTCCATTCCtctatcccctcgtccccaccatcaccaactTTCCAGTCCCCTCATCCTTTTCACCATTACCCCTGcccatcccatcgtcctcctcactctcccccactcctgtcccctcatcctccccaccattccccactccctcatccgatgcattcccaatgatctgatgttccactCACtggaatataagaaaaacagttaa
- the LOC138367075 gene encoding uncharacterized protein — translation MDPILWQEMHAYEKYGTIQSGPRDYQVVKLLVHLGGYTSPLQAIVGDKIPSDLHVTGLGTQQTGPSLTQRLQDVLLWFRSGIYAYTADTRKAFLRVGLQEEDRDFTKFLWVKDPQDPDSEIITYRFTSVLFRATSSPFLLQITLDTHLKKSISPHKAEISDNLYVDNFLGTTNDENKLVKIYHEANRELLGANMPLQSWASNNQQLNEIIEKEFPKYQVLFKLKVLGMKWNTSTDELNVMTVKTNNSPLTMRKLLS, via the exons ATggatccaattttgtggcaggagatgcATGCTTACGAGAAATATGGAACCATCCAGAG TGGACCTCGGGACTACCAAGTTGTAAAATTATTGGTACATCTAGGAGGCTATACCAGCCCATTACAAGCCATCGTCGGTGATAAGATCCCCTCAGATCTACATGTAACAGGTCTTGGAACACAG CAAACTGGGCCTAGTCTAACTCAGAGACTACAAGATGTATTGTTGTGGTTTCGCTCTGGTATTTATGCTTACACGGCTGACACCAGAAAAGCCTTTTTGAGAGTAGGTTTGCAAGAGGAAGACCGTGATTTTACAAAATTTCTCTGGGTAAAAGATCCACAGGATCCTGACAGTGAGATCATCACGTATAGGTTCACATCAGTTCTATTCAGGGCTACATCTTCACCATTCTTACTCCAAATCACCTTGGATACTCATTTGAAGAAATCTATTAGCCCCCACAAGGCTGAAATTAGCGATAACCTATATGTCGATAACTTCCTGGGAACCACTAATGATGAAAACAAATTAGTGAAAATTTATCATGAAGCTAACCGCGAATTactgggagccaatatgcctttACAGTCGTGGGCCTCTAATAATCAACAACTGAATGAAATCATTGAGAAAGAATTTCCCAAGTATCAAGTACTATTTAAATTGAAAGTTCTAGGCATGAAATGGAATACTTCCACTGACGAATTAAATGTTATGACTGTGAAAACTAATAATTCTCCCttaaccatgagaaaattactctcataa